A genomic window from Coccinella septempunctata chromosome 9, icCocSept1.1, whole genome shotgun sequence includes:
- the LOC123319848 gene encoding ephrin type-A receptor 7 isoform X4 — translation MALDWRVLNLLALLFAYATSEQVVLLDTTSEESLDWTKFPFGPSAPTPGWVEESFTNFQKAINWRSYVVCDVAYNNVNNWLWTPFIDRGVANRIYIEIKFTIRDCSLFPGNALSCKETFSLHYYEFDAATREPPPWDAERYKLIGRIAAGEGRFNSNSEVNINTEVKSIPVTKRGVYFAFRDQGACISLLAIKVYYITCPEVTINFAKFPATPTGKEVTVIEQAVGTCVDNAEVVDAKPVYLCKGDGKWTLPSGGCKCKAGFQPDIEKQTCDVCTPGTYKAEVGDGLCLKCPKHSQGPDFGLTECRCDNGYYRAPSDPKNMSCTQPPSAPQNLSVSFVDQSTVILTWSAPENQGGRHDIRYRVKCDACSLGLVQYSPSQPSFNETRITITGLNAVTTYRFEVFAENGVSYLSTKAPEFADIVITTEASIGSSITNIQVVAEKGTEISLSWDSPNVGDGSDIEGDMIETFEVRWFPKGDGDYTNSTSLLTNELSATITGLKPKTEYGIQIRAKTQRGWGAYSPVIYKMTGEVLNTAYVGDQEGLRLQLVAGGIVAVVVILVAVIVLTVVFLKSRSNDECNKKQPSDCDTLEYRNGEVTTPLFTGLGSSSRTYIDPHTYEDPNQAVREFAREIDASFITIEAIIGGGEFGDVCKGKLKMNSLEIDVAIKTLKAGSLDKARNDFLTEASIMGQFEHPNVIFLQGVVTKSNPVMIITEYMENGSLDTFLRANDGKFQVIQLVGMLRGIASGMQYLAEMNYVHRDLAARNVLVNSQLVCKIADFGLSREIECATEGAYTTRGGKIPVRWTAPEAIAFRKFTSASDVWSMGIVCWEVMSYGERPYWNWSNQDVIKSIEKGYRLPAPMDCPEAIYQLMLDCWQKERTHRPSFQAIVNNLDKLIRMPDTLRKMAQNRSHPYNPFDWHVRIPQQEVHSVELSNAQEQNCFGTLSRCQNYSRPAQSAAEPVDPQLYPNYHLPDVILFQNYGTLPGAHSSSNLLQHYSNFDPYNLRRSLLNFEMNKHFRSLLDLSGDDNPQEQGTSETWGYEKERPNRYPKKMTSTENIDLDGEVYDGRGHYGTNYDRRHNSRYHHPRHPRDDAHFKRKKNLSQFFPKKLQKHLVQKMNINDQHEETEKTNDLGFATLRRLEQINESNSRGEPRLYFDLEKQREDGSGSPCKTWDQGAGLQVKFNDLNKRHQATFDGGTKVNVQDNMIELRERFSDPKPGNQEDLEESKELNGSDGQFSNNFDEAMLEGLDKGGGLDSGREDGTAPKYSLHLQDGAWVTFNHLNANAIAEDTQDLTSFCSVEEWLNTIKMSRYLDNFLNGGISTMDDVLSLSVKELNEVGVTMVSHQKKIMTSVQNIRAQLRMSGSEGFLV, via the exons TGGGTCGAGGAGTCGTTCACCAACTTCCAGAAAGCAATCAACTGGCGATCTTACGTGGTCTGCGATGTCGCCTACAACAACGTCAACAATTGGCTGTGGACGCCCTTCATCGACAGAGGCGTCGCGAACAGGATCTACATCGAGATCAAGTTCACCATCAGGGATTGCAGCCTTTTTCCAG GCAACGCGCTGTCCTGCAAGGAAACTTTCAGCCTGCATTACTACGAGTTCGACGCCGCCACCAGGGAACCGCCTCCGTGGGACGCGGAGCGCTACAAACTAATTG GTCGCATAGCCGCAGGGGAAGGTCGGTTCAACTCCAACAGCGAGGTCAACATCAACACCGAAGTTAAGAGCATTCCTGTGACGAAAAGGGGTGTATATTTCGCATTCAGGGACCAAGGAGCGTGTATTTCATTATTAGCTATTAAG GTTTATTATATAACTTGCCCGGAGGTGACCATCAATTTTGCCAAATTTCCCGCCACGCCTACGGGCAAAGAAGTGACTGTGATAGAACAGGCGGTGGGCACTTGCGTGGACAACGCCGAAGTTGTGGACGCCAAGCCCGTCTACCTTTGCAAGGGGGACGGAAAATGGACACTGCCATCTGGCGGATGCAAGTGCAAGGCCGGCTTCCAGCCGGACATCGAGAAACAAACGTGCGACg TTTGCACGCCTGGTACGTACAAGGCCGAGGTGGGCGACGGACTGTGCCTAAAATGTCCGAAACACTCGCAGGGTCCTGATTTCGGCCTGACGGAATGCAGATGCGACAACGGCTACTACAGGGCGCCCTCAGATCCCAAGAACATGTCGTGCACAC aaccACCCTCGGCACCCCAGAACCTATCGGTGAGCTTCGTGGACCAGTCCACGGTGATCCTAACGTGGTCGGCGCCGGAAAATCAAGGCGGCAGACACGACATCAGGTACAGGGTGAAGTGTGACGCCTGCAGCCTGGGCCTCGTCCAGTACAGCCCCAGCCAG CCCTCTTTCAACGAGACCAGGATCACCATAACTGGTCTGAACGCCGTAACCACCTACCGCTTCGAGGTCTTCGCCGAGAACGGAGTCTCTTACCTCAGCACCAAGGCGCCTGAGTTCGCGGACATAGTCATCACCACGGAGGCGTCTATAGGCAGCAGCATCACCAACATACAGGTGGTCGCGGAGAAGGGTACCGAGATTAGTCTCTCCTGGGATTCCCCGAACGTGGGAGACGGTTCTGACATCGAGGGCGACATGATAGAGACGTTCGAGGTGCGGTGGTTCCCTAAGGGTGACGGGGACTACACCAACTCCACCAGTCTGTTGACCAACGAGCTGTCGGCCACCATCACCGGTCTCAAGCCGAAGACGGAGTACGGGATACAGATCAGGGCCAAGACTCAGAGGGGATGGGGGGCCTACTCCCCCGTGATCTACAAGATGACCGGGGAGGTCCTGAACACCG CCTACGTGGGCGATCAGGAGGGACTGAGGTTGCAGCTGGTGGCCGGTGGTATTGTGGCGGTGGTGGTGATACTGGTGGCGGTCATAGTGTTGACCGTGGTGTTTCTAAAGTCGAGGTCTAACGACGAGTGCAACAAGAAGCAGCCGAGCGACTGCGACACCTTGGAGTATAGGAACGGAGAAG TGACTACACCTTTGTTCACTGGTCTCGGAAGTTCATCGAGGACTTACATTGATCCCCACACCTACGAGGATCCCAATCAAGCTGTCAGGGAATTCGCGAGAGAGATAGACGCCAGTTTCATCACCATCGAAGCGATCATTG GTGGCGGAGAGTTCGGGGACGTCTGCAAGGGTAAACTGAAGATGAACAGCCTGGAGATAGACGTGGCCATCAAGACCCTGAAAGCCGGATCTTTGGACAAGGCCAGGAACGATTTCTTGACCGAAGCCTCCATCATGGGACAGTTTGAACACCCGAACGTCATATTCTTACAGGGCGTTGTCACAAAATCGAATCCGGTCATGATTATAACCGAATATATGGAAAATGGATCACTCGACACGTTTTTGAGG GCAAACGACGGCAAATTCCAAGTGATCCAGCTGGTCGGTATGTTGCGGGGCATAGCCTCCGGTATGCAGTATCTCGCTGAGATGAACTACGTGCACAGGGATCTCGCAGCTAGGAACGTTCTTGTGAACTCGCAGTTGGTCTGCAAAATCGCGGATTTCGGTCTTAGCAGGGAGATAGAGTGCGCCACCGAAGGCGCTTACACGACCAGG GGTGGTAAAATACCGGTACGATGGACCGCACCAGAAGCCATCGCTTTTAGGAAATTCACGTCTGCCAGTGACGTCTGGTCGATGGGTATCGTGTGTTGGGAGGTTATGTCTTACGGGGAACGTCCGTATTGGAACTGGTCCAATCAGGACGTCATCAAGAGTATAGAAAAGGGGTACAG GTTACCCGCCCCCATGGACTGTCCGGAGGCCATCTACCAGCTAATGTTGGACTGCTGGCAGAAGGAGAGGACGCACAGGCCGTCCTTCCAGGCCATCGTCAACAATTTAGATAAATTAATAAGGATGCCGGACACGCTGAGGAAGATGGCTCAGAATCG CTCTCATCCATATAACCCTTTCGATTGGCACGTTAGAATACCGCAACAAGAAGTCCACTCTGTCGAACTGTCTAACGCGCAGGAGCAAAACTGCTTCGGCACGTTGAGCCGCTGTCAAAATTATTCGAGACCCGCGCAGTCCGCCGCCGAACCGGTCGATCCCCAATTGTACCCCAACTACCACCTGCCCGACGTCATACTGTTCCAGAACTACGGCACGCTGCCGGGCGCGCACAGCTCCTCCAACCTCCTCCAGCACTACTCGAACTTCGACCCCTACAACCTCAGGAGGTCGCTGCTCAATTTCGAGATGAACAAGCACTTCCGCAGCCTGCTGGATCTGAGTGGGGACGACAATCCGCAGGAGCAGGGTACCTCCGAGACCTGGGGCTACGAGAAGGAACGCCCCAACAGGTACCCTAAAAAGATGACCTCAACCGAGAACATAGATTTGGACGGGGAGGTTTACGACGGTAGAGGGCACTACGGTACCAATTACGACAGGAGGCACAACTCGAGGTACCACCACCCCAGGCATCCCAGAGACGACGCGCACTTTAAGAGGAAAAAGAACCTATCCCAGTTCTTCCCGAAGAAGCTCCAGAAGCACCTGGTTCAGAAGATGAACATAAACGATCAGCACGAGGAAACAGAGAAAACCAACGATCTTGGTTTCGCTACCCTGAGGAGGTTGGAACAGATCAACGAGAGTAATAGTAGGGGTGAACCCAGGCTGTATTTCGACCTTGAAAAGCAGCGTGAGGACGGTTCTGGGTCTCCCTGCAAGACGTGGGACCAAGGCGCAGGCCTCCAGGTCAAGTTCAACGACCTGAACAAGAGGCACCAGGCGACCTTTGACGGCGGTACGAAGGTCAACGTCCAGGACAACATGATAGAGCTGAGGGAGCGTTTCAGCGATCCGAAACCGGGCAACCAGGAAGACCTGGAGGAGAGCAAGGAGTTGAACGGTAGCGACGGACAGTTCTCGAATAATTTTGACGAGGCGATGTTAGAGGGTTTGGACAAGGGTGGGGGCTTGGATAGTGGCAGAGAAGATGGTACGGCACCTAAGTACTCTTTGCATCTGCAAGATGGAGCTTGGGTTACCTTTAATCACCT CAACGCGAATGCGATCGCGGAGGACACACAAGACTTAACCAGCTTCTGCTCGGTGGAGGAGTGGCTGAACACGATCAAGATGAGCAGATACCTCGACAACTTCTTGAACGGCGGCATCAGCACGATGGACGACGTGCTCAGCCTGTCAGTCAAGGAGCTGAACGAGGTGGGCGTGACGATGGTAAGCCACCAAAAAAAGATCATGACGAGCGTGCAAAACATCAGGGCGCAACTGCGCATGAGCGGCAGCGAGGGTTTCCTGGTCTAA